In one Candidatus Woesearchaeota archaeon B3_Woes genomic region, the following are encoded:
- a CDS encoding DUF368 domain-containing protein, with product MRNILETFLVMLRGFFMGIADIIPGVSGGTIALITGIYSKLIDTVSKISDFVLSLIKLDKKNIKKNFKKIDFWFILPLIIGIALAFLILSGVITFMLKSYTASTYSFFFGLILASSYFVYKKIKKINTKTITFFVIGLIFAFFFVDLGVTDKIGHSYSTLFFSGALAICAMILPGISGAFILLLLGQYEYVLNIIHNLEILKIIIFIIGAGTGLLLFSKLLNYLLKKHKSPTMAFLTGLMLGSLRLPYQNITQNLTSPLPSIIIVLIGFFLVIILESSFNK from the coding sequence ATGAGAAATATTTTAGAAACTTTTTTAGTTATGTTGCGTGGATTTTTTATGGGAATAGCTGACATAATCCCTGGAGTTTCTGGCGGAACAATAGCTCTAATAACAGGTATATATTCGAAACTTATTGACACAGTAAGTAAAATTTCTGATTTTGTTTTATCTTTAATAAAATTAGACAAAAAAAACATAAAGAAAAATTTTAAGAAAATAGATTTTTGGTTTATTCTGCCTCTAATTATTGGAATTGCATTAGCGTTTCTAATATTATCAGGAGTAATAACCTTTATGCTTAAGAGCTACACAGCATCAACCTATTCTTTTTTCTTTGGTTTGATATTAGCATCTTCATACTTTGTCTATAAAAAAATTAAAAAGATAAACACTAAAACAATAACATTTTTTGTAATAGGTCTAATCTTTGCTTTCTTTTTTGTTGATCTTGGTGTTACAGATAAAATAGGCCATTCCTATTCAACTCTATTTTTCTCAGGTGCTCTTGCAATATGCGCAATGATCCTTCCAGGAATTTCAGGAGCGTTTATCTTATTACTATTAGGCCAATATGAATATGTTCTAAACATAATACACAATCTAGAAATTTTAAAAATAATTATTTTTATAATTGGAGCAGGAACAGGATTACTTTTGTTTTCTAAGCTATTAAATTATTTGTTAAAAAAACATAAATCACCTACAATGGCATTCCTAACAGGATTAATGTTAGGTTCCTTAAGATTACCATATCAAAACATAACTCAAAATCTAACTTCACCACTTCCCTCAATAATTATAGTTTTGATCGGATTCTTCTTAGTTATAATTCTAGAAAGTTCTTTTAACAAATAG
- the glpX gene encoding fructose-bisphosphatase class II yields the protein MDKNLALEFVRITEAAAISCARCMGQNDKIQADKMAVDAMRKRFNYVDFKGKVVIGEGAKDEAPMLFDGEELGTGNGPEMDIAVDPLECTSNLSKGKPNAISVLAAGPKGSLLDAPGSYMDQLTVGPKAKGVIDIKAPIKENLKNIAQALGKDIKDLTVVILERDRHKEMIKEIIKTGSRVRLIEHGTISAGVAPVVPDSGIDVMMGIGGAPEGVITAAALKCMGGDMQGILKPHKPEFKQQAIDRGLDLDKVYSMDDLAKGDRLVFAATGVSDGPLLKGVVFTNYGQLTHSLVMRSKSGTIRYLETHHHETIPEKK from the coding sequence ATGGACAAAAATCTGGCTTTAGAATTTGTTAGAATCACAGAAGCAGCAGCTATTTCTTGTGCTCGGTGCATGGGTCAAAATGATAAGATACAAGCAGATAAAATGGCAGTTGATGCTATGAGAAAACGTTTTAATTATGTTGATTTCAAAGGCAAGGTTGTTATTGGTGAAGGTGCAAAAGATGAAGCACCAATGTTATTCGACGGAGAAGAGCTTGGAACAGGTAATGGTCCTGAAATGGATATTGCGGTTGATCCACTAGAATGCACTTCAAATTTATCTAAAGGAAAACCAAACGCCATATCAGTTTTAGCAGCAGGTCCTAAAGGATCATTACTAGATGCTCCTGGAAGTTATATGGATCAATTAACTGTAGGCCCAAAAGCAAAAGGAGTAATTGATATTAAAGCTCCTATAAAAGAGAATCTTAAGAATATTGCTCAGGCACTTGGCAAAGATATTAAAGATCTTACTGTCGTAATTTTAGAAAGAGATCGTCATAAAGAAATGATAAAAGAGATAATTAAAACAGGTTCAAGAGTAAGACTAATAGAACACGGTACAATCTCTGCTGGTGTTGCTCCTGTTGTTCCAGATTCAGGAATAGATGTTATGATGGGAATAGGTGGTGCTCCAGAAGGAGTTATAACTGCAGCAGCTCTAAAATGTATGGGTGGAGACATGCAGGGAATTTTAAAACCCCATAAACCTGAATTTAAACAACAAGCAATTGACAGAGGATTGGATTTGGATAAAGTATATAGTATGGATGATCTAGCTAAAGGGGATAGACTTGTTTTTGCTGCAACAGGTGTGAGCGATGGTCCTTTACTTAAAGGAGTTGTTTTTACTAATTATGGTCAACTAACTCATTCACTTGTTATGAGATCTAAATCAGGTACAATAAGATATCTTGAAACTCATCATCATGAAACAATTCCAGAAAAAAAATAA
- the fba gene encoding fructose-1,6-bisphosphate aldolase, class II gives MVSYKDLGLVNTKEMFDKAVKGGYAVPAYNFNNMEQLQAIINGCGKSNSPVIIQVSSGARKYANQTLLRYMAEGAVKMAKELGYNIPIALHLDHGDTFELCKSCIDSGFSSVMIDGSAHSYDENVKLTKQVVDYAHQHDVSVEGELGVLAGIEDDVKAEESTYTKPEDVEDFVKKTGVDSLAISIGTSHGAYKFRPEQCTKNKEGVFVPPPLRFDILEEIEKRIPGFPIVLHGSSSVLPKYVETINSNGGNLKAAVGIPEDQLREAAKSAVCKVNIDSDGRLVVTGIIRKVMAEKPEVFDPRKYLGPAREELMNMIIDKNKNVLGSADKA, from the coding sequence ATGGTAAGCTACAAAGATCTTGGTTTGGTAAACACAAAAGAAATGTTTGATAAAGCTGTGAAAGGCGGTTATGCAGTTCCTGCTTATAATTTCAATAATATGGAACAGCTGCAAGCCATAATAAATGGCTGCGGTAAAAGTAATTCTCCTGTAATTATACAAGTTTCTAGTGGAGCAAGAAAGTATGCAAACCAAACTCTATTAAGATATATGGCAGAAGGTGCTGTCAAAATGGCAAAAGAATTAGGTTATAATATTCCTATTGCACTGCATCTGGACCATGGAGATACTTTTGAACTATGTAAATCATGCATTGACAGCGGTTTTTCATCTGTAATGATTGATGGAAGTGCACATTCATATGATGAAAATGTTAAGCTAACAAAACAAGTCGTTGATTATGCTCATCAACATGATGTAAGTGTTGAAGGTGAATTGGGTGTATTGGCTGGAATAGAAGATGATGTTAAAGCTGAAGAATCCACATACACAAAACCAGAAGATGTTGAAGATTTTGTAAAAAAAACAGGAGTAGATTCACTAGCAATCTCAATTGGAACATCACATGGAGCATATAAGTTTAGACCAGAACAATGTACTAAGAATAAAGAGGGTGTTTTTGTTCCTCCCCCTTTAAGATTTGATATTTTAGAGGAAATCGAAAAACGTATTCCTGGTTTTCCTATTGTTTTGCATGGCTCTAGTTCAGTTCTGCCAAAATATGTTGAAACCATCAATAGCAATGGAGGAAATCTAAAAGCAGCAGTAGGAATACCTGAAGATCAATTAAGGGAAGCTGCTAAATCTGCTGTCTGTAAAGTGAATATTGACTCAGATGGAAGATTGGTTGTTACTGGAATAATCAGAAAAGTTATGGCTGAAAAACCAGAGGTGTTTGATCCAAGAAAATATCTAGGACCAGCACGTGAAGAACTGATGAATATGATTATTGACAAAAATAAAAATGTTTTAGGAAGCGCTGATAAAGCCTAG
- a CDS encoding histone, producing the protein MSKRLLPLAAMGKVLKEAGADRVSDKAKVALKNVVEEITEKIAVNSVRLASHAGRKTVKEGDVKLALKQR; encoded by the coding sequence ATGTCAAAAAGATTATTGCCTTTGGCAGCAATGGGTAAAGTTTTAAAAGAAGCAGGTGCAGATCGTGTTTCTGATAAAGCAAAAGTTGCTTTAAAAAATGTTGTTGAAGAAATTACTGAAAAAATCGCAGTTAATTCTGTTAGACTGGCTTCACATGCCGGAAGAAAAACAGTAAAGGAAGGAGATGTTAAGTTAGCATTAAAACAAAGATGA
- the cca gene encoding CCA tRNA nucleotidyltransferase: protein MDVLKEVLKDVKPKEEDEILIDKKIKDFMSRIKVKDAKIILGGSGAKSTWLKTANDADIFVQFNYNQYKDKSDKLSDILEKQLKKSFKKINRLHGSRDYFQIIEKGFTFEIIPIIEIKKANKALNITDVSPLHAIFVKKCINKKLADEIRLMKQFCKANKIYGAESYINGFSGYMCELLVINYNGFLKLLKAASKWKDKEVIDIKKFYKGKNIFLEMNKSKTYSPIIMVDPVQKDRNAAAALSFEKFDIFRKKAKEFLKKPSTKFFQEKEFDPTKLKDYIIVEIKPIKGKQDVVGAKLLKTFNFLKKELSKEGFKIQKQGWDWDKGKKAHFYFKIIKDVDKLKIIEGPSTTIKEHVLNFKKKHKTTFTKNKQIFAKEKRKITKPKDYVKELLKKDYVKERVKETNLK, encoded by the coding sequence ATGGATGTCTTAAAAGAGGTCTTAAAGGACGTAAAACCCAAGGAAGAAGATGAGATTTTGATAGATAAAAAAATAAAAGATTTTATGTCACGAATAAAAGTAAAAGATGCTAAAATAATTTTAGGGGGAAGCGGTGCAAAATCCACATGGCTAAAAACAGCAAACGATGCTGACATATTTGTACAGTTTAATTACAATCAATACAAAGATAAAAGCGATAAACTTAGTGATATCTTAGAAAAACAACTAAAAAAATCTTTTAAAAAAATAAACAGACTTCATGGAAGCAGAGATTATTTCCAGATAATAGAAAAAGGCTTCACATTTGAAATAATTCCAATAATTGAAATAAAAAAAGCAAACAAAGCATTAAATATAACTGATGTAAGCCCCTTACATGCTATTTTTGTTAAGAAATGTATAAATAAAAAATTAGCAGATGAAATAAGACTAATGAAACAGTTCTGCAAAGCAAATAAAATATACGGCGCAGAATCATACATAAATGGCTTTTCAGGATACATGTGCGAACTATTAGTTATCAACTACAATGGTTTTCTAAAACTACTAAAAGCGGCATCAAAGTGGAAAGATAAAGAAGTTATTGACATAAAAAAATTTTATAAAGGAAAAAATATATTTTTAGAGATGAATAAAAGCAAAACATATTCTCCAATTATAATGGTTGATCCAGTACAAAAAGACAGGAACGCTGCAGCTGCTCTAAGTTTTGAGAAATTTGATATATTCAGAAAAAAAGCAAAAGAATTTCTTAAAAAACCTTCTACTAAATTTTTTCAAGAAAAAGAATTTGACCCAACTAAATTAAAGGATTATATAATTGTAGAGATAAAACCAATAAAAGGCAAACAAGATGTAGTAGGGGCCAAATTACTAAAAACATTTAATTTTCTAAAAAAAGAATTGTCAAAAGAAGGATTTAAAATTCAAAAACAAGGATGGGATTGGGATAAAGGCAAAAAAGCACATTTCTATTTTAAAATCATCAAAGATGTTGACAAACTTAAAATCATAGAAGGACCTTCAACAACTATAAAAGAGCATGTCTTGAATTTTAAAAAGAAACATAAAACTACATTTACCAAAAATAAACAAATTTTTGCTAAAGAAAAAAGAAAGATTACAAAACCAAAAGATTATGTTAAAGAACTACTAAAAAAAGATTATGTTAAAGAGAGGGTTAAAGAAACGAATTTAAAATGA
- a CDS encoding 50S ribosomal protein L11: MATESIKVLVEGGKATAAPPLGPALGPMGLNIGQVVSAINEKTANFKGMNVPVEVTIDKETKEFEISVGTPPASALLKKEAGIEKGSGNPKEDKVADVLIEQIIKVSKMKESNLLGKSLKEKVKEIIGTCNSMGILVEGQPAVDAIKLVNEGKFDQKIKEEKTELSDEDKKKLEEEKKKLTAEFEKRKEEFETTAKEIISSMSGKEAFAIKAKLKEAKIPDMLIKELMPSEEAKPKEGEEVPVKEETKDKEEAPKEEK; the protein is encoded by the coding sequence ATGGCAACTGAGTCGATAAAAGTATTAGTAGAAGGGGGAAAAGCAACAGCAGCACCTCCTTTAGGACCTGCTTTAGGACCAATGGGTCTTAATATTGGACAGGTTGTTTCTGCTATTAATGAAAAGACTGCAAATTTCAAAGGAATGAATGTTCCTGTAGAAGTTACCATAGATAAAGAAACAAAAGAGTTTGAGATAAGTGTAGGTACTCCACCGGCTTCTGCTTTGTTAAAAAAAGAAGCTGGAATTGAAAAAGGCTCAGGAAATCCTAAAGAAGACAAAGTTGCAGATGTTCTTATTGAACAAATAATTAAGGTTTCTAAAATGAAAGAATCAAATTTACTTGGTAAATCACTTAAGGAAAAGGTTAAGGAAATTATAGGAACATGTAATTCTATGGGTATATTGGTTGAAGGACAACCTGCTGTAGATGCTATTAAATTAGTTAATGAAGGAAAATTTGATCAGAAAATAAAAGAAGAAAAGACAGAATTATCTGATGAAGATAAAAAGAAATTAGAAGAAGAGAAAAAGAAATTAACAGCTGAGTTTGAAAAGAGAAAAGAAGAGTTTGAAACTACAGCTAAAGAAATTATATCTTCTATGTCTGGTAAAGAAGCTTTTGCAATCAAAGCAAAATTAAAAGAAGCAAAGATTCCTGATATGCTTATTAAGGAATTAATGCCATCAGAAGAAGCTAAACCTAAAGAAGGAGAAGAAGTGCCTGTAAAAGAAGAAACTAAAGATAAAGAAGAAGCTCCAAAAGAAGAGAAGTAA